The following proteins come from a genomic window of Platichthys flesus chromosome 1, fPlaFle2.1, whole genome shotgun sequence:
- the LOC133958562 gene encoding general transcription and DNA repair factor IIH helicase subunit XPB-like, whose translation MEEEDLMFSTRDEQQQLLMKVLAASDLDAEEEVVAGEFGTRPQFSRRTGTMSSMSGADDAVYMEYHSRGSKPSQLKGVHPLFKRFRK comes from the exons ATGGAAGAAGAAGACTTGATGTTTTCCACCCGAGATGagcaacagcagctgctgatgaAGGTCCTTGCTGCATCCGACCTGGACGctgaggaggaagtggtggCCGGGGAGTTTGGCACACGACCACAG TTCTCGAGGCGAACGGGCACCATGAGCTCCATGTCCGGTGCAGATGACGCCGTCTACATGGAGTatcacagcagaggcagcaAACCCTCCCAACTCAAGGGCGTTCATCCGCTGTTCAAACGCTTCAGAAAATAG
- the LOC133934701 gene encoding cytochrome P450 27C1, with amino-acid sequence MAFLKSFATVSRTSLQGEWLNKQLFTLRALHKSAASEALGISTAEEEAMGQRLVTPANVGEKVKSLKEMPGPSTLSNLVEFFWRDGFSRIHEIQMDHRKLYGKIFKSRFGPQMVVSIADRDLLAQVLRAEGPAPQRANMESWKEYRDMSGRATGLISAEGEQWLKMRGVLRQLIMRPRDVAVFSDDVNQVVDDLIKRVYTLRSRSPDGATVFNVNDMFFKYAMEGVAAILYECRLGCLENKIPRETQDYISALNLMFSSFKTTMYAGAIPKWLRPLIPKPWEEFCSSWDGLFKFSRIHVDKRLQDIEAKLERGEEVKGGLLTHMLVTKEMNIEEIYANVTEMLLAGVDTTSFTLSWACYLLAQNPHVQEQIFTEVTAALGPGAVATAEDVPRLPLIRGLVKETLRLFPVLPGNGRITQDDLVVGGYFIPKGTQLALCHYSTSMDEEGFAGALDFCPERWIRKDSTDRVDNFGSIPFGYGIRSCIGRRIAELEMHLALTRLIQKFTIVASPLTADVKAKTHGLLCPASPIHLQLIDREN; translated from the exons ATGGCATTCCTGAAAAGTTTTGCAACAGTCTCCAGGACGAGCCTTCAGGGCGAGTGGCTGAATAAGCAGCTGTTCACTTTACGCGCGTTACACAAGTCTGCAGCCAGCGAAGCATTGGGGATCTCCACGGCCGAAGAGGAGGCCATGGGCCAGCGTCTGGTCACACCGGCGAACGTCGGTGAGAAAGTGAAGAGTCTGAAGGAGATGCCGGGACCGAGCACCCTATCCAACCTGGTCGAGTTCTTCTGGAGAGACGGGTTCAGCAGAATCCATGAAATACAG ATGGACCACAGGAAGTTGTATGGGAAGATTTTCAAGTCCCGATTTGGACCTCAGATGGTGGTCTCGATCGCAGACCGGGACCTGTTGGCTCAGGTGCTTAGGGCCGAGGGCCCGGCCCCTCAGAGAGCGAACATGGAGTCATGGAAGGAGTACAGAGACATGAGTGGAAGAGCCACTGGCCTAATCTCAGC TGAGGGGGAGCAGTGGCTGAAGATGCGGGGGGTGCTCAGACAGCTCATCATGCGTCCCCGGGACGTGGCGGTCTTCTCCGATGACGTGAACCAAGTGGTGGACGACCTGATCAAGAGGGTTTATACTTTGCGGAGCCGCTCGCCTGACGGAGCAACGGTCTTCAACGTGAACGACATGTTCTTCAAATATGCCATGGAAG GTGTGGCAGCTATTCTGTACGAGTGTCGACTTGGCTGTTTGGAAAACAAGATTCCCCGGGAAACCCAAGACTACATCAGCGCACTGAACCTCATGTTCAGCTCCTTTAAGACGACCATGTACGCCGGCGCCATCCCCAAGTGGCTCCGACCTCTCATCCCTAAGCCATGGGAGGAATTCTGTAGCTCCTGGGATGGCCTCTTCAAATTCA GCCGTATCCACGTCGATAAGAGGCTCCAAGATATCGAGGCCAAGCTGGAGcggggagaggaggtgaaggggggGCTGCTCACGCACATGCTCGTCACCAAGGAGATGAACATAGAGGAGATCTACGCCAACGTAACAGAGATGCTGCTGGCCGGTGTGGACACG ACGTCCTTCACTCTGTCCTGGGCCTGCTACCTGTTGGCACAGAACCCTCATGTGCAGGAGCAAATCTTCACAGAAGTGACGGCGGCTCTGGGACCTGGAGCCGTCGCCACAGCTGAAGACGTCCCCCGTCTGCCTCTCATCAGGGGGCTGGTCAAAGAGACTCTCAG GCTGTTTCCAGTTCTCCCAGGCAACGGAAGGATTACCCAGGATGACTTGGTGGTGGGCGGATACTTCATCCCCAAAGGG ACTCAGTTGGCTCTTTGTCACTACTCCACCTCTATGGACGAGGAGGGCTTCGCTGGTGCTTTGGACTTCTGTCCAGAACGCTGGATAAGGAAAGATTCCACAGATCGTGTTGACAACTTTGGCTCCATTCCATTTGGCTATGGCATCAGGAGCTGCATCGGCAGGAGAATCGCAGAGTTGGAGATGCATCTCGCCCTCACAAGG CTCATTCAGAAGTTCACCATCGTGGCGTCTCCTCTCACCGCTGACGTCAAGGCGAAGACCCATGGCCTGCTCTGCCCCGCCTCTCCCATTCACCTGCAGCTCATCGACAGGGAAAACTAG